One segment of Andreesenia angusta DNA contains the following:
- a CDS encoding glycosyltransferase family 4 protein has translation MISQYPERTGSGVYFRSVIKELSKLNYIQSALYAVNSGDKFDLGGIGVEREYVLEFGTDEIPFNIPGMSDTMPYKSVKYCDMTEDMMEVWKQSFKEKILESVEDYKPDVVVTHHLWAMTGLVAELIKDIPVIAFCHGTDIRQLKKGCKYRDYIVKNCRKLDWVYALSSEQKQDISELYGIDREKIEVIGGGFDSEKFHLANLESTLKKDRVKAVYVGKLSYSKGVSSLLKAYEKLEDDLELILVGNAEGEEGERVMAEIRKCEKKLTLKGQVSQDELADLFRDSDLFVLPSFYEGLSLVTVEALASGLRVVVSRLNGIHEYLGEALNDSGLIEYVQLPKLKNVDEPVEDGLEEFEEGIRMAIERQISRLDRIKDREKFTELYPLILEKAWNGIARKLDKKMKSLEFRQ, from the coding sequence ATGATATCGCAGTATCCAGAGAGAACAGGAAGTGGTGTGTATTTCAGGTCTGTGATAAAAGAATTGTCTAAACTAAACTATATTCAAAGTGCACTCTATGCTGTGAACTCAGGAGACAAGTTCGACCTAGGTGGCATAGGAGTTGAAAGAGAGTATGTGCTAGAGTTCGGGACAGATGAAATTCCATTCAACATTCCTGGCATGAGTGATACTATGCCATATAAAAGCGTGAAGTACTGTGATATGACAGAGGATATGATGGAAGTTTGGAAGCAGAGTTTCAAAGAAAAAATCCTGGAATCAGTAGAGGATTACAAACCAGATGTAGTGGTGACGCATCACCTTTGGGCCATGACTGGTTTAGTGGCAGAGCTGATTAAAGACATACCTGTAATTGCATTTTGCCATGGGACAGATATAAGGCAGCTTAAGAAGGGTTGCAAGTACAGGGATTACATAGTGAAAAATTGTAGAAAACTTGACTGGGTTTATGCTCTCAGCAGTGAACAAAAGCAGGATATATCAGAGCTGTATGGAATAGATAGAGAAAAAATTGAAGTGATAGGAGGAGGGTTCGACTCTGAAAAATTTCACCTCGCAAATCTTGAGAGCACACTTAAAAAAGACAGGGTAAAGGCTGTATACGTTGGTAAGCTCAGCTACTCAAAAGGGGTAAGCTCTCTTTTGAAAGCCTACGAAAAGCTAGAGGATGATTTGGAGCTTATTCTAGTCGGAAATGCAGAAGGCGAGGAAGGCGAAAGGGTCATGGCAGAGATAAGAAAGTGTGAAAAAAAACTGACACTCAAGGGGCAGGTGTCTCAAGATGAACTGGCTGACCTGTTCAGAGACTCCGATTTATTTGTGCTTCCATCATTCTATGAAGGTCTGTCTCTAGTTACTGTAGAGGCATTGGCTTCAGGGCTTAGAGTGGTAGTAAGCAGGTTAAATGGAATACATGAGTACCTGGGAGAAGCTTTAAACGACAGTGGACTTATAGAGTACGTACAGCTTCCTAAACTCAAGAACGTAGATGAACCTGTAGAAGATGGGCTTGAAGAGTTTGAGGAAGGTATTAGGATGGCGATTGAAAGGCAAATTTCTAGGCTAGACAGGATTAAGGATAGAGAGAAATTTACAGAACTGTACCCGCTTATACTGGAAAAAGCTTGGAATGGCATAGCAAGAAAATTGGATAAAAAAATGAA
- the lysS gene encoding lysine--tRNA ligase encodes MSVEENNLNEMLLLRRQKLEDLKQMGKDPFKEETYDVSNKSDEIADNYEQFEGKEVSLAGRIMSKRGHGKASFADIQDSKGRIQLFVKVDNVGEEDYEHFKTYDIGDIVGVVGEVFKTKMGEVSIKVSEIKLLSKSLQILPEKFHGLKDQDLRYRQRHVDLIMNPEVKESFILRSKIIKAIREFLDDRDFLEVETPILSTLAGGATARPFVTHHNTLDLDMYLRIANELYLKRLIVGGFDKVYEMGRMFRNEGMSIKHNPEYTAIELYQAYADYNDMMDITEKLVAYVAEKVLGTTKINYQGKDIDLTPPWRRLSMEDAVREYAGVDFSQIETDEEAKAVAKEKGIEVTDGMTRGHIINELFEEFGEAHLDQPTFILHHPVEVSPLAKRNADDPRITNRFEAFVNCWEIANAFSELNDPIDQKGRFEKQIEERESGNDEAHMMDKDFIRALEVGLPPTGGLGIGIDRLIMILTNQPSIRDVILFPTMKPIGENKLEESETEE; translated from the coding sequence ATGTCTGTAGAAGAAAACAATTTAAATGAAATGCTCCTGCTCAGAAGGCAGAAGCTAGAAGATCTCAAGCAAATGGGGAAAGACCCATTCAAGGAAGAGACATACGATGTATCAAATAAAAGCGACGAAATAGCCGATAACTACGAGCAGTTCGAAGGCAAAGAGGTTTCGCTTGCTGGAAGAATAATGTCCAAGAGAGGGCATGGAAAGGCAAGTTTTGCCGATATACAGGACAGCAAAGGCAGAATTCAGCTATTTGTAAAAGTGGACAATGTAGGCGAAGAGGACTATGAACACTTCAAAACCTACGACATAGGGGATATCGTAGGTGTAGTTGGAGAAGTATTCAAGACAAAGATGGGCGAAGTGTCTATAAAGGTAAGCGAAATAAAGCTGCTTTCCAAGTCGCTTCAGATACTGCCTGAAAAATTCCACGGACTCAAGGACCAGGACCTTAGATACCGTCAAAGACATGTGGATCTCATAATGAACCCTGAAGTCAAAGAGAGCTTTATATTGAGATCTAAGATAATAAAGGCCATAAGAGAGTTTTTAGACGACAGAGACTTTCTTGAGGTTGAGACACCTATACTGAGCACACTTGCTGGAGGAGCGACTGCTAGACCTTTCGTGACTCACCACAATACACTTGACCTTGACATGTACCTTAGAATAGCGAACGAGCTTTACTTGAAGAGGCTTATCGTAGGTGGATTTGACAAGGTATATGAAATGGGCAGGATGTTTAGAAATGAGGGAATGTCCATAAAGCACAATCCAGAGTACACGGCAATAGAGCTTTACCAAGCTTATGCTGACTACAACGATATGATGGATATAACTGAGAAGCTAGTTGCATACGTTGCTGAAAAAGTGTTAGGGACTACTAAGATAAACTACCAGGGCAAGGACATAGATCTGACTCCACCTTGGAGAAGGCTGTCTATGGAAGACGCTGTTAGGGAATACGCAGGAGTCGACTTCAGCCAGATAGAGACTGACGAAGAGGCCAAAGCTGTTGCCAAAGAGAAGGGAATAGAAGTGACAGATGGCATGACTAGAGGTCATATAATAAACGAGCTGTTTGAAGAGTTTGGAGAGGCGCATTTAGACCAGCCTACTTTCATACTTCATCACCCTGTAGAGGTTTCGCCGCTTGCAAAGAGAAATGCAGACGACCCTAGAATAACAAATAGATTCGAAGCTTTCGTAAACTGCTGGGAGATAGCCAATGCTTTCTCTGAGCTTAACGATCCAATAGATCAAAAGGGAAGGTTCGAAAAGCAGATAGAAGAGAGAGAGTCTGGAAACGATGAAGCCCATATGATGGACAAGGACTTTATAAGGGCTCTAGAGGTAGGTCTTCCGCCTACAGGTGGTCTTGGAATAGGAATCGACAGGCTTATAATGATACTTACGAATCAGCCGTCTATAAGGGACGTAATACTGTTCCCTACTATGAAGCCTATAGGTGAGAACAAGCTAGAGGAAAGCGAGACAGAAGAATAG
- the greA gene encoding transcription elongation factor GreA: MAEKETLLTSEGLKKIEAELEELKTVRRREVAERIKQALDFGDISENSEYDEAKNEQAWLEERILKLESLLRNATVIDDDDISSDIVSVGSKVEIKDLDYDEVIAYAIVGSAEADPCEGKISNESPVGTALLGKKVGDIVPVQVPDGIAKYEVLSINK; this comes from the coding sequence ATGGCGGAAAAAGAGACGCTCTTAACCAGTGAAGGGCTAAAGAAGATAGAAGCTGAGCTAGAAGAACTGAAAACGGTCAGAAGAAGAGAAGTTGCAGAGAGAATAAAGCAAGCATTGGACTTCGGAGACATAAGTGAAAACTCGGAGTACGATGAAGCCAAGAACGAACAAGCTTGGCTTGAAGAGAGGATACTGAAGCTGGAGTCGTTGCTTAGGAACGCTACAGTCATTGACGACGACGACATATCTTCAGATATAGTGAGTGTAGGATCGAAAGTAGAGATAAAGGACTTAGACTACGATGAAGTTATAGCATATGCAATAGTTGGATCGGCTGAGGCAGATCCTTGCGAAGGAAAGATATCAAACGAATCTCCAGTCGGAACTGCTCTCTTGGGGAAAAAAGTAGGAGATATAGTTCCAGTGCAAGTTCCAGATGGAATAGCGAAGTACGAAGTTCTTTCTATAAATAAATAG
- the dusB gene encoding tRNA dihydrouridine synthase DusB produces MKIANLELENNIFLAPMAGVTDRSFRVICKQMGVGLLFTEMVSINGLYYDDDKTEELMTIDRDERPTALQIFGADPVVFKKVIEEKLNRNDSFEILDINMGCPAPKIVKNGYGSALMKDLKRVSEIVKTAVRASDKPVTIKIRKGWDDESINAVEVAKAIEAEGASALTIHGRTREEFYSGVADWDIIREVKQSVSIPVIGNGDIFKPEDISKMIEYTGCDGVMIGRGARGNPWIFKMGNELLASGNYREPLPDEKIDMSVKHFELLIENKGEVLATREIRKHVAWYLKGLRGSAEIKDKINKTRSKEDIYDILCNYRNQLNLTM; encoded by the coding sequence ATGAAGATAGCGAATTTAGAGCTTGAAAACAATATCTTTCTAGCCCCCATGGCGGGCGTTACAGATCGAAGCTTCAGGGTCATATGCAAGCAAATGGGTGTAGGGCTTCTCTTTACGGAGATGGTCAGCATAAACGGTCTTTACTATGACGACGATAAGACGGAAGAGCTTATGACTATAGACAGAGATGAGAGGCCTACAGCGCTTCAGATCTTTGGAGCGGACCCAGTGGTCTTTAAAAAAGTTATAGAGGAAAAACTGAATAGAAATGACAGCTTTGAGATACTGGACATAAACATGGGATGCCCTGCACCCAAGATAGTGAAGAACGGCTACGGCAGCGCCCTTATGAAAGATTTAAAGCGGGTTTCAGAAATCGTAAAAACAGCTGTGAGGGCCTCAGACAAGCCTGTAACTATAAAGATAAGAAAAGGCTGGGACGATGAGAGCATAAATGCAGTTGAAGTGGCGAAGGCCATAGAAGCAGAGGGGGCATCGGCCTTAACAATACATGGAAGGACCAGAGAGGAGTTTTACTCTGGAGTTGCTGACTGGGATATAATAAGAGAGGTAAAGCAAAGTGTCTCTATTCCTGTAATCGGAAACGGAGATATATTCAAGCCTGAGGACATCAGCAAGATGATTGAATACACAGGCTGCGACGGAGTTATGATAGGCAGAGGTGCTAGAGGCAACCCTTGGATATTTAAGATGGGGAATGAGCTTCTAGCGAGTGGCAACTACAGAGAGCCTTTGCCGGATGAGAAAATAGACATGTCGGTAAAGCATTTTGAGCTTCTGATAGAGAACAAAGGAGAGGTTCTGGCTACAAGAGAGATAAGAAAGCATGTAGCATGGTATCTCAAGGGGCTGAGGGGATCGGCTGAAATAAAGGACAAAATAAACAAGACAAGGTCAAAAGAAGATATATACGATATTCTGTGCAACTACAGAAATCAGCTCAACTTGACAATGTAG
- a CDS encoding type III pantothenate kinase, with the protein MKYLILVIDVGNTNIVLGIYSKEVLIKSWRISTDKNKTYDEYGILVSQFFEYEGIDKRSIKSVIISSVVPTIMHALEKMSKNYFGREPIVVGPGIKTGLNIKYENPKEVGADRIVNAIAGYEKYGGALIIVDFGTATTFCAISEQGEYLGGAISPGINISTEALFNKASKLPKVELVKPKTVINRNTVSSMQSGIIYGYAGMVDAIVDGMKREMDSEVVEVVATGGLSKLIASESRTITKVDGQLTLEGLRIIYERNK; encoded by the coding sequence GTGAAATATTTGATACTGGTTATAGACGTGGGAAATACCAATATAGTTTTGGGAATATACTCTAAGGAAGTGCTGATAAAGAGCTGGAGGATATCCACAGACAAGAACAAGACATACGACGAATACGGTATTCTGGTAAGTCAGTTTTTTGAATACGAGGGCATAGACAAGAGGTCTATAAAGTCAGTCATAATATCTTCGGTAGTACCTACCATAATGCACGCTTTAGAGAAGATGAGCAAAAACTACTTTGGCAGAGAGCCTATAGTTGTAGGGCCAGGGATCAAGACTGGACTGAATATAAAGTACGAAAACCCTAAAGAAGTTGGAGCGGACAGGATAGTAAATGCCATAGCTGGATATGAGAAGTACGGGGGGGCCCTTATAATAGTAGACTTCGGCACTGCCACGACATTCTGTGCAATTTCGGAGCAGGGGGAGTATCTAGGAGGAGCTATATCTCCGGGGATAAATATATCTACAGAGGCTCTGTTCAACAAAGCTTCAAAACTGCCCAAAGTAGAGCTTGTAAAGCCTAAGACTGTCATAAACAGGAATACAGTCTCCAGCATGCAGTCGGGCATAATATACGGGTACGCCGGGATGGTGGACGCCATTGTGGATGGAATGAAGAGAGAGATGGACTCTGAAGTGGTGGAAGTTGTGGCTACAGGGGGGCTTTCTAAGTTAATAGCTTCAGAGTCTAGGACCATAACGAAAGTGGACGGCCAGCTTACACTAGAGGGCCTTAGGATTATATATGAGAGAAACAAATAG
- a CDS encoding biotin--[acetyl-CoA-carboxylase] ligase yields the protein MKSEILRFLKNAEGEFVSGQELSESLGVSRTSIWKHINQLKEEGYEIESISRKGYKLKSAPDKLDREEIGPLLSTEFIGREIVYLDTVDSTNEEIKRRADRSREGLVVISEEQSVGKGRLGRNWTSRKGAGIYMSILLKPDIYPQDAPKITQVAAAAVVKGLKESGVDAKIKWPNDIILKEKKVAGILTEMTGELMRVEYITLGIGINVNNGIEDFPEEIANKASSLKLEEKKEFERKKIASAVLNNFEKLYSDFLERGSISVSIEICKANSILLGKEVRVISRKSEMLRKAVDINEDGELVVEDGDGNRESVFSGEVSIRGIHGYV from the coding sequence TTGAAATCTGAAATACTGAGATTTTTAAAAAATGCTGAAGGGGAATTTGTATCGGGACAAGAACTCAGCGAAAGCCTGGGAGTGTCTAGGACTTCGATCTGGAAGCATATAAACCAGCTTAAGGAAGAAGGCTATGAAATAGAGTCCATATCCAGAAAGGGATACAAGCTAAAGTCTGCGCCTGACAAGCTAGATAGAGAGGAGATAGGGCCTCTCTTGAGCACTGAGTTTATAGGCCGAGAGATAGTTTACTTAGATACAGTGGACTCCACAAATGAAGAAATCAAAAGAAGAGCAGATAGAAGTAGAGAGGGGCTTGTAGTCATATCTGAGGAGCAGAGTGTCGGAAAAGGGAGGCTCGGGAGAAACTGGACTTCTAGAAAAGGAGCTGGCATATACATGAGTATACTGCTAAAGCCTGATATATATCCCCAAGACGCCCCTAAGATAACTCAGGTAGCCGCTGCTGCTGTGGTGAAAGGTCTTAAAGAGTCAGGTGTGGATGCGAAGATAAAGTGGCCAAACGACATAATCCTCAAAGAGAAAAAAGTTGCAGGCATACTTACAGAGATGACTGGGGAGCTTATGAGAGTGGAGTATATAACACTGGGGATTGGGATAAATGTAAATAACGGCATAGAGGATTTTCCGGAGGAAATAGCGAACAAGGCTAGCTCTCTGAAATTAGAGGAGAAAAAAGAGTTTGAAAGAAAGAAGATAGCTTCAGCAGTGCTCAACAACTTTGAAAAACTCTACAGTGACTTTTTAGAGCGGGGAAGCATATCGGTCTCTATAGAGATATGCAAGGCCAACTCCATTCTACTTGGGAAAGAAGTCAGGGTCATATCCAGAAAGAGTGAGATGCTGAGAAAAGCTGTGGATATAAACGAAGACGGAGAACTTGTGGTTGAAGACGGAGATGGAAATCGGGAGTCTGTGTTTTCAGGAGAGGTATCTATAAGGGGAATTCATGGCTACGTTTAG
- the ftsH gene encoding ATP-dependent zinc metalloprotease FtsH — translation MKKFFRGISAYLVIFLALLILVTLFSKDFEEPKQIGYVQLVNQIEQDNLKTITLVKDGTAKGELKDGNTFSMMLPVSPDIFYQEYLKTLVQEEKIELVGEAEPETSWFITMLPTIFIVLVFVVFWFVFMQQSQGGGSKVMSFGKSKAKMLKENESKVTFADVAGLDEEKEELKEIVDFLKNPKKYNDLGARIPKGVLMVGPPGTGKTYITKAVAGEAGVPFFSISGSDFVEMFVGVGASRVRDLFEQAKKNSPCIVFIDEIDAVGRRRGAGLGGGHDEREQTLNQLLVEMDGFGENEGIIMIAATNRPDILDPALLRPGRFDRQVYVGAPDIRGREEILKIHTKKKPLDRDVDLKVVARRTPGFTPADLENLVNEAALLSARENLKTIPMRLIEEASTKVIAGPEKKSRVVSEKERKLTAYHEAGHALLSRLIPEADPVHMVTIIPRGRAGGFTMNLPTEERYYSIKSEMENEIVILLGGRLAEKLVLGDISTGAQNDLSRVTKIARNMVTSYGMSDNLGSMTYGSDDQEVFIGKDLARARDYSEDIAAAIDKEMRTIVDEAYERAEKLLSENLDKLHEIAKALLERETLNAKEFEMVFTGEELPPMEDYKEEVKEEVEEIEEVKEDINEEISFEETAKLNIDREDLDTDRDKQ, via the coding sequence TTGAAGAAATTTTTTAGAGGAATTAGCGCCTACCTGGTTATATTTTTGGCTCTGCTGATTTTGGTCACACTTTTTAGCAAAGACTTTGAAGAGCCAAAGCAGATAGGATACGTACAGCTAGTAAATCAAATAGAACAAGACAATTTAAAGACCATAACTTTAGTTAAAGACGGAACGGCAAAGGGTGAACTGAAAGATGGAAATACATTTTCCATGATGCTCCCTGTCAGTCCTGACATCTTCTATCAAGAGTATCTAAAGACTCTTGTTCAAGAAGAGAAGATAGAGCTTGTAGGTGAGGCTGAGCCTGAGACCTCTTGGTTTATAACTATGCTGCCTACCATATTTATCGTATTGGTATTTGTGGTATTCTGGTTTGTATTTATGCAGCAGTCTCAAGGTGGCGGAAGTAAAGTGATGTCTTTCGGAAAGAGCAAGGCCAAGATGTTGAAAGAAAACGAAAGCAAAGTCACTTTTGCTGACGTAGCAGGACTTGACGAAGAGAAAGAAGAACTTAAAGAGATAGTGGATTTTTTGAAAAACCCTAAAAAATACAATGACCTAGGAGCCAGAATCCCTAAAGGAGTACTCATGGTGGGTCCTCCTGGAACAGGTAAGACCTATATCACAAAGGCAGTTGCTGGAGAGGCAGGAGTTCCGTTTTTCAGCATAAGTGGTTCAGACTTTGTGGAGATGTTCGTAGGGGTTGGAGCTTCGCGTGTAAGGGACTTGTTTGAGCAGGCCAAGAAAAACTCTCCTTGTATAGTGTTTATAGACGAGATAGACGCTGTAGGTAGAAGAAGAGGTGCAGGACTTGGCGGAGGGCACGACGAAAGAGAGCAGACTCTAAACCAGCTTCTAGTTGAGATGGATGGGTTTGGAGAAAACGAAGGTATAATAATGATAGCCGCCACAAACAGGCCGGACATATTAGACCCTGCACTTTTAAGACCTGGAAGGTTCGACAGACAGGTATATGTAGGAGCTCCAGATATAAGAGGAAGAGAAGAGATACTTAAGATTCATACAAAGAAAAAGCCACTAGACAGAGATGTTGACCTTAAAGTGGTGGCCAGAAGGACTCCAGGATTTACCCCTGCTGATTTGGAAAATCTAGTAAATGAAGCGGCACTGCTTTCTGCTAGAGAAAACCTGAAGACTATACCTATGAGGCTTATAGAAGAGGCTTCGACTAAGGTAATAGCAGGGCCAGAGAAGAAGAGCAGAGTTGTAAGTGAAAAAGAGAGAAAACTGACTGCATATCATGAGGCTGGACACGCCCTTCTCTCTAGACTTATTCCTGAAGCCGATCCTGTCCACATGGTAACTATAATACCTAGGGGAAGGGCTGGAGGGTTCACTATGAATCTTCCTACAGAGGAAAGGTACTACAGCATAAAGTCTGAGATGGAGAATGAAATAGTTATTCTGCTTGGAGGAAGGCTTGCTGAAAAGCTGGTGCTTGGAGATATAAGCACAGGCGCACAAAACGACCTGAGCAGGGTTACGAAGATTGCAAGAAATATGGTTACAAGCTATGGTATGAGCGACAACCTAGGCTCTATGACTTACGGATCTGACGACCAGGAAGTCTTTATAGGCAAAGACCTAGCTAGAGCGAGAGACTACAGCGAGGACATAGCTGCCGCAATAGACAAAGAGATGAGGACTATAGTGGACGAAGCTTACGAAAGAGCAGAAAAGCTTTTGAGTGAAAACCTAGACAAGCTTCATGAAATAGCGAAGGCTCTTCTAGAGCGAGAAACACTGAATGCCAAGGAATTTGAGATGGTGTTCACTGGCGAAGAGCTTCCTCCGATGGAAGACTACAAAGAGGAAGTCAAAGAAGAAGTAGAAGAAATAGAAGAAGTTAAAGAAGATATAAATGAAGAGATATCCTTTGAAGAGACAGCTAAGCTGAATATAGATCGGGAAGATCTAGATACAGACAGAGATAAACAATAG
- the hpt gene encoding hypoxanthine phosphoribosyltransferase translates to MKNDIKTTLVTKEELEQRVKAIGAQITEDYRGKELVLVGVLKGAFMFLGDLARSIEIPLEVDFMAVSSYGHSTVSSGVVKILKDLDLEIEGKDILIVEDIIDTGLTLSYLVNNLKSRGASSVKICTLLDKPERRKVQVEIKYKGFDIPDEFVVGYGIDYAEKYRNYPEVAVLKEETYNK, encoded by the coding sequence ATGAAGAACGATATAAAGACTACACTTGTAACGAAAGAAGAGCTAGAGCAGAGAGTGAAAGCGATTGGAGCGCAGATAACTGAGGACTATAGAGGAAAAGAGCTTGTGCTTGTAGGAGTGCTTAAAGGTGCGTTTATGTTTTTAGGAGACCTGGCTAGAAGCATAGAAATACCTCTTGAAGTGGACTTTATGGCAGTTTCAAGCTACGGACATTCAACTGTATCTTCAGGAGTAGTAAAGATACTTAAGGACTTAGACCTTGAAATAGAGGGAAAAGACATACTCATAGTGGAAGACATAATAGACACAGGACTTACTCTTAGCTATCTTGTAAACAACCTAAAGTCAAGAGGGGCTAGCAGTGTAAAGATATGTACACTTCTAGACAAGCCTGAGAGAAGAAAAGTACAGGTAGAGATAAAATACAAGGGATTTGACATTCCAGACGAGTTCGTGGTTGGCTACGGGATAGACTATGCTGAAAAATATAGAAACTACCCTGAAGTTGCGGTGCTCAAGGAAGAGACTTACAACAAATAA
- the tilS gene encoding tRNA lysidine(34) synthetase TilS, whose translation MLIKAVMDNIESHRLFEEGENVLIGVSGGHDSIVLLHVLKEIAKYKKYKLHIAHVNHGVRGEEADGDEEYVRKLAEVYGLPFYVKKADMNRYAKERNLSSEEAGREIRYSFFREILKTELKTGKIAVAHNKNDQAETVIMRVMRGTGIDGLKGMDFVNGDVVRPLLDVTRSEIEKYCEDHGLEPRVDRTNFENIYSRNKVRLELIPYIEDNFNSKITDALCRMSELARRDSDFLHKLAEREYGITLVREKNDAVTLDNDKFKALDPAIRYRVARIAVLKLTGDIEGLEEKHLRILTEFSDMSKTGKSIDLLKGIKAKMTYGELSIEKSEKRSVIRYNYKVEVGESLKLKELGATLKSEVVEIGSFEGEAKETCSSCFDYDQISGDIFIRNRLPGDKVKFLGMNGRKKLKDYFIDEKVPQDDRELTPLIEIDGEIAWIVGYRSTEKARVTANTKRVLVLEYLKS comes from the coding sequence ATGTTGATTAAAGCCGTAATGGACAATATAGAAAGCCACAGGCTTTTTGAAGAAGGCGAGAATGTACTTATAGGGGTTTCGGGGGGGCATGACTCTATTGTGTTGCTCCATGTACTTAAAGAGATTGCAAAATACAAAAAATACAAGCTTCACATTGCCCATGTAAACCATGGAGTGAGAGGGGAAGAAGCTGATGGAGACGAAGAGTATGTAAGAAAGCTAGCTGAAGTTTACGGACTCCCCTTCTATGTGAAAAAGGCTGATATGAACCGCTACGCTAAAGAGAGGAATCTGTCGTCTGAAGAGGCTGGAAGAGAGATAAGGTACTCTTTCTTCAGAGAGATACTCAAAACCGAACTCAAGACAGGGAAGATAGCTGTGGCACACAATAAGAACGATCAGGCCGAAACTGTCATAATGAGAGTTATGAGGGGGACGGGAATAGACGGACTCAAAGGCATGGACTTTGTAAACGGTGACGTGGTCAGACCGCTGCTTGACGTGACGAGATCTGAAATAGAGAAATACTGTGAAGATCATGGTCTAGAGCCCAGAGTTGACAGGACAAACTTCGAAAATATATACTCCAGAAACAAGGTAAGGCTAGAGCTTATTCCGTACATTGAAGACAACTTCAACTCCAAAATCACAGACGCTCTCTGTCGAATGTCGGAGTTGGCCAGAAGAGACTCCGACTTTCTGCATAAGCTGGCAGAACGAGAGTACGGAATTACTTTAGTACGTGAAAAAAATGACGCAGTCACTCTCGACAACGACAAGTTTAAAGCGCTTGACCCTGCGATAAGATACAGGGTGGCGAGGATAGCTGTGCTCAAGCTTACAGGGGACATAGAGGGGCTAGAGGAAAAACACCTCAGGATTTTGACAGAGTTTTCAGATATGTCAAAGACGGGGAAGAGCATAGACCTGCTTAAGGGCATAAAGGCGAAGATGACTTACGGGGAATTATCTATAGAAAAAAGTGAAAAAAGATCTGTAATAAGATATAATTATAAGGTAGAAGTCGGTGAAAGTTTGAAGCTTAAAGAGCTAGGTGCTACTCTCAAATCTGAAGTCGTAGAGATAGGCTCGTTTGAGGGAGAGGCGAAAGAGACTTGCAGCTCTTGTTTTGACTATGACCAAATCTCAGGAGACATTTTCATAAGAAATAGATTGCCTGGTGACAAAGTGAAATTTTTGGGTATGAATGGTAGGAAGAAGCTCAAAGACTATTTCATAGACGAGAAAGTTCCACAGGATGACAGGGAGTTGACTCCGCTGATTGAGATCGACGGAGAAATAGCTTGGATAGTGGGATATAGATCCACTGAAAAAGCAAGAGTCACAGCGAATACCAAGAGAGTTTTGGTGCTGGAATATCTGAAAAGCTAA